The Eremothecium cymbalariae DBVPG#7215 chromosome 1, complete sequence DNA segment tttaaataaatcTGATATTCTATTACGACATGtatacaaatataacaCGATACAATAcataatcaaaaaaaaacaatggAATAGGTAAACGATGATGGAGAGGAAAAGAACCAGCTTAGAATTCGTCATCAGAGGAAACGTAAGCATCGCCcaattccttcttcttcttcattctttccttcttcttcttccttagTTCAGCAGAAgacaacttcttcttcttcttaccACCGGCAATCTTATTACCCATAGCGTCAAATttgtcttcttcatcatctttcTTCTCAATTCTTGGACCAGAACCTTGTCCACTAACCCAGTTGTGACCAGATGGAGTCATTAAACCATCCTTAACGGCCCAGACTTCTTCAGTCAAATCCTTTGTGAATTCTGCAGAGTGGGTAATAATGATGACACCACCAGCGAACGCCTTCAAGGCCTTGGACAAAGCACCCAATGAGTCTCTATCCAAGTAGTTAGTAGGTTCATCCAAGACGATCAAGTGAGGTCTTTGCCAGGTACAAGCGGCCAACACCAATTTAACTTTTTGACCACCAGACAAACCTCTTATCCTAGAGTGGGAAACCAATTCAGCTTCCAAACCCAACATAGCACAGTGTTCTTCAATCTCTTTTCTTGTTAATGGCCTGAATTGACCAGAAGCCAAAGCTTCCTTCATATCAACCTCAGCAACCATCTTGGCGTGAGATTCAATCAACTCACCTCTTGGCAACCAAGCGTTGTCAACAGACATCATTGGAACCCATCTTTCAGACTTCATACCAAGGTTTTCACCTAGCATGAAAGAGCATTCGTACTCGTATGTGTTTTTGAACTTTCTTCTGGAGTGGATACCGGCAATTCTTCTTGGGGTGCCGTCAATCTTGAAAATCTTGTTCATTGACTCAgcatcattttcattaagTTGTCTGTTAGCTCTATCCATAGTCTCTCTGTCTTCACCAGTTTGGAACCTCCACTGGATATATTCAGATGGAGTCTTGTCCAAATGGTGTTCAATGTGAGCAAAGGCGTGTTGCTTAATGTAAGCGATTCTACAGTTTTCGTGAGTGTAAACTTCACCGCTGGTTGGCAATAATTCACCAGTCAACACGTTAATCAATGTAGACTTACCAGCACCATTTGGACCAATGACAGCAATTCTAGATGACAAAGAACATTGGAAGTTAATATCAGCGATTTGTGGTTTTGAGGTACCTGGGTATTGGAAGGACATGTTGGAAACCTTGACGATAGCCTTTTGTTTCGTCTTAACACCTTCCAAGTAACCTGGCTCTGGGAAGCTGAACTCCAATTCAGAAGCACCCAATTCATAGTAAGATTTGGCGGTTGGACACTTCTTTACAAACTCAGATAAGTTACCCTTATACTTTCTCAACTTCAAACCCTCGTAGTGAATAATGTATTGACAAACCTTGTCCAAGAAACCAGAGTCGTGTGAGACAATGATGGAAGTAATGCCACAGGTGTTCAAATAGTTGACCAACCAAGCAACATTAACGGTATCCAAATGGTTAGTTGGTTCATCCAACAATAAGATGTCGGCGTTTTTCAAGACAGCTCTTGCCAAAGCCAACTTCATTTTCCAACCACCAGATAATGACATGATTGGCATTTCAATCATTTCAGTAGAGAAACCGAACTCCTTCAACTTACCAACAATAATCTCTTTAGTACCAACGTTACCTTGGTAAACAAAGTCAACAACTGAGGTATCAGAGTGTGTGCCATCAATATCGTGCTCGACATAAACAGTTCTACATTCATCTTGAGATGGGAAACCGTCAACTTGACCGTTAGCAATGGCTCTCATCAAAGTGGATTTACCGGCACCATTTGGACCACATAGACCATATCTTCTGGCTCTCTTCAATCTCAATTGAGTCTTATTCAACAAGATCTTGGCACCATAAGCCAAAGAGAACTCACAGTTACACAAGTCCTCACCTTCgtcttcctcatcatcaaagtTTGGACCAACTGGGATGTTGTCAACAGCTCTCTTTCTGAACTCGTCAATTATGTCCTTGGACTGTTTCTCGTGGAAGAAGACGGTCATGTAAGGAGTCACGTGAGTGAACCAAGCCTGTTGGTCAATGATTCTCTCGTCAATCAAGTCGGCGGCAATACCAGCAATGTAGTTAACAACTGGAGCAAATCTTGGCTCAATAGTAGTATCCTTGGTCAACTCGTCAAAAACACTTCTAGTAGTAGTGACATCACCAGCATGGGAAACTTCTGGTAGAGTATCATCGTCACTAACATTACCAACTCTTCTCAAGGTCTTCAAACCCCTCAAAGTAACTTCACGAGCTTCTGGGTCAGCAATAGTAGCAAAGTTGTTCTTCAAGCCTGGTAGCAATTTCTCCAAGAAAGGAGCAACAACTTGTGGGTCCTCGACCAATTTACACATGTTGTCAATAATAACAGCTGCCTTACGCTTAATAGAGGTTTCCCTTTCAGCCAAACCTCTGTTTAACAATGGAACCATTATAGACAAGGTAGCTGGAGTAACCTCAGCCACAAAAGTAGTAGCACCTAGCAAATGAACGGTTTCTGGAACTTCTTGAGGATCAGCAATACATTCGATCAACTTAGGAATGAAACGTTCAATATCCTTGTTATCAACAGTCTCAGTAGCCTTGGTCATCGTCGCAGTAGCTGCTTGCTTGACGTCCTTCTTGGTATCCCACATAGCCTCGGACAAGACTGGAATCAACTCAGGCATACGTAGAGCAACCTGGGTCTTCGCAGTATCAACCAAAGCTGAAATAGCTGCCAAAACAGAAACCTTCTCTTGCCACTTGCTAGTTGTCCCTAAAGACTTTAGCAAATATGGCAAGATAACCTTAACAGCAACAGGGTCAATACTCTTAGTGATGGCTAACAAAGCCTTAGATGCTAGATTTTGGATCTCAGAGTTCTTATCACCAGTCTTAGCACACACAGCCGGAACTAAATCAACAACATATGGCTCAACTGATGGAGACAAGTTATTCTCATTAGCGATGTGACAAAGCGTCTCCAAagctgcagcagcagtctTCTTGTCATTAACAGATTTCGCTaagttattgaaaaacTCTTCTGGAACATCATGTTCAATAATGTTACCATTCAAGAATGAGGCAATTTCAACAGCAGTAGCCTCTCTGTTGTCAGCTGTCGCCACAGACAACTTTTCGAACAATTCACCTAGAACCTTGATGGATTGAGCAGAGTCAGACATTGTTGATTCTGATCTAGTAAtgaattgaattcttcCAGCAATCAAGCACtaaacaaataaaacagACAATCATGAAATAGATAAACAAGTTATAaagagatgagatgagtgaaaatttttttcataATCGTTATATAGCCCATGCCTGGCCGCtgataaataaaaagaaacgattTGCTCAAATGTCTGTTCGTATGATGTGATCCCAGACCACGTGATACAATATTTCCGGAAGTAGGCGCTAAAGGATGCCCTGCAAACTGGCGGTGTAGCGCCAGCGTTAAATGGATTGAATGCATGGATGCATATAGAGTTTATATGTGCGCTCATGATGTTATCAACTGCATATTACGCGGACTTTCAAGTATTGTGTCTTTGCGTGATTTTAGGAGCTGTAGGGAGCTGTAAATCCAAGTTAGATTTCCTCAACCGTCATTGGAATGATCATATTGAGATTATCTGGCGAAGACTTACCCTTGTTTCTTCGTTTTATAATAGTACTACTATTCAGACGGAGTTGGAACAtgttattttcaatttctttgaaaCCGGTAGGACCAGACtcttcatcgtcttcaTGGAGGGCGCCTAAGAGGTGGTCACCTGGTGAACTGCGTTTGGCTTCGCCCTCACGCTGTACAGCGTTTGAGATATCAAAGGCGTCGCGCAttgcaacagcagcaggagaGTAGAGTAAAGAAGAGTCCCTTTTGTAGGGTTTTCGAGTGTGGTTGTGACGATGGTGTTTGATCTGTTGTTCTTGAGCGGGGCCGGACTCGCAGTCGTAGGTGTTGAGCCAAGGGTCATTAAGGAACTCGTCGATGTCGTAACGTTTTTCAGGGTCGACTTCTAGCAGTTTACGTACAGCCATTTTAGCCCCGGGACTGATCTCATCCCACCACGGCCTGAGGAAAGTGTACTGTCCTTTGGAAATGAGTTCAGTTAGCACATCGATCTTTTCATCGTAGAATGGAGGGAATCCACAGAGAACCGTGTAGAGGACACAGCCGATACCCCACATGTCAACCTTCATCGAATAACGCTCGTCTTTGACAACTTCAGGGGCGGTATATCCGACAGTTCCGCATGGAGTGGTGGTGTTTGTAGCAAAGATCTGCTTGGACAAACCAAAGTCCGCAAGTTTGACGACTCCGATGCCACCGCCGCCAATGTTGAGCCGGAAGAGACCCTCCTCCTGTTTGGTTTGAGGGTTATCAGATTTCCTTAACTCCCGCTTGCCAGGTATGTAATCAATCGGTTCAAATAACAAGTTTTCAGGCTTGATGTCTCGATGGACTATGCCAAGTGAATGCATATGCTTAACAGCCAATGCCAATTGTCGGATAACATGTCTACACAAATCTTCAGAAAAGTATGTTAGCCTCACAATCTCACCAAATATCTCACCACCTTCTAGAAGCTCCTGCACTATGAAGTAGTGTGATTCAGTTTCCTGAAAGTCTATGAATGTGACAATATTCTCACCCGAAGATACGGTCTTATGGATCGTGATTTCCTTTAAAACCTGCTCTCTCGATGTCACTTTATAATCCccttccttttctttttttccaCGAACACTGCTTTTGTTACTAGTAGTGGATAATCGTTTCTTGTTAATAACTTTCACTGCAACTTGTTTGTAACTATTAGTCAGATAAGACCCAGGTCCATCCTTCAACGGTATAGCCCTATAGACTTCAGAAAATGCCCCCTCTCCAATCTTATTAATAAGCTTATATCCTACAAGCCCCTTTTGCTCCGGGAAGTCCGCTTCTGGctcctcatcctcaacATCTGACCAAGAAGTATCGCTTTCCTCTGAAACCTTCTCACTTTTCACTACACTATCTTTAGTTCCACTAGCCACAGTCTGATCTCCACTTTGTTCTTCGTGAAgatcatcctcatcatcacatTGACTCTGCCGCGCAACCTCTTGTCTTGATGGTATATACAAATTTATGTTCTCATCCCGCTTGCCATTTGTTCCATTAACAGACTTTTTATCCTCCTCTTCCCCTTCGCCAGATCTCCTCTCAGAACCTGCTTCTGCCCCTGTTGCAGTATTCAACAAAGAACACCCATTTACAGTCCCATCCTCATTACAGTTAACCTTGgtcttcttcttgaatAGACCTCTGATTTGCTAAAAATCCTTTACAGTTAGTATCTTTTTAACCAATGTCTGCATAACATGAATACCAGGAAAACCTTTCTGCTGTTCTTAATGTCTGTTTCGCACCTCCAAAAACCCtaccacacacacaaacCCATTTTCCTGCATATAATCAAACTCACTCGATCACATACCTTGAGCATATCTTGCGACTAATAAATCTGATACGACTTGTTATAACGCTTCCACCTTCAACCTTATCTAGAATTCACACCGACTGTTAATAAacttaaaacaaaatattctccgaataaaaataaaccttttttaaataactCAAATTTTACTAATATGCCTTCCACACtatttatatttcaatGCTGCTGCTTATCTAGCTATTCAAGACTACTTCTCTGCTTCTCAGATATGTAGTAAAAGGGTGATAACAACCATCATGCTGTCAGCctaatattatttattatatttggaaaaaaaaagttcaGCGTGGAAAAAGGAAATGATAGTTTATTGATTTGATGGGCTTTGTTTAGTGCAAGAAAGTAGGGTTGTAACAGATATTGCCAAGAGATCAAGGTTTTATCAGGGCTAGAGGTTGCTGGGTACAAAGAGAATTAATTTGAATTCAGTTTTAGCAGGTGGAAAGAAATTTAGTGCCATTTATCTCGTGTTAAACAGTGTCCGAGGTAATTGGGACCCATGCAATGGCTTTTTAGACGTAAGAATAGtagtaataacaataacaataacatCGTAGATAGTCTGAGGGAAACCCTGGATATTAGAAAGGTGTCTGTACGAAAATAAGGAGTTGTTGTTAGTGGGAACTCGGAGTAAGAATGAAATGGCCGAGACAGTCGGGATGGGAACATTATTGATGAACGAGGAGACagttattgatgatgtagGGTTGAGGGAGAGAGACGGGACTAGGACCGGAGCAGGAGCAGTAGTTAGGGTAGAAGTGGAGGTTGCTAAGGAGGAGATAGAGATAGAGGTGTTGGACAACGGGTTGGATGTTGTTGGTGAAAGGGGTTGGATGAAAAGACGGAAAGGAGGGAATTCTAAGATGGAGGTTCTTGAAGGAGTTGTGCGTAGTATGGGTGGTGATGCGGGAAAGGTATATGACCATATGGCCGATGTTATGATTCAATACCTTGAAATAGGGGAGACAGgcttgaaatttttgactGTGAGTTTACGAGGGGAGGTGGTGTTGAAGTGCGACGGTAGTAAATGGGGGCCTTTGGCGGATTTAATGCTACTAGCTGCATCGCAGAAGTGTGTTGAATATGAACTAAACCAAGTCCAGTGGGAGAATGCTCAAGTGTCTAAGTTAAAACGAGATAAGAGGAGTGGGAAGCGCAAGAAGCATAATGTACTGTTGCAGCAAGGAAGAATTCCTAGATTGTATCCTGAACTAGAATTATCAGAGCTGGTGCTTCGCTGGGACAATAATGGAGATTGGAGGTTAGATATAAAGGTTTCTTTATGGTGCAATATGGGTACCGTGAACCACTTTTCATCAGATACTaacttctttttggattttctGTATACCAAGGAGCCTTCTTACTTCATGAAGCAAGATATTAACCATTGCTATGTTCATCGTCATTTTCTCCACCAAATTACTCAATACACCAGAGAAACACTAAAAAGCGTTAAACAACTACCAAAACTACCGATGTTACGTGTGAGTCTTCTTCCGTTTCAAATGCAATCCGTTAAATGGATGTTGGATAAGGAGAATGTGAAGAAGACATATGACGTTTATAAAGGTGAGTTAATCTCGTATCTAAATGAACAAGTTTCCTATGGCTACGAAAAAATCGGGAATCTTTGGTTCTGGAATAAGTTCAGTGGCTATGTCTTGTCTGAATCAGACGCACTTCAGTTATATGAGTCTTATCTACGGGAACCAGTTTCAACAAAGGGCGTTTTATCAGAGGAAATGGGTCTCGGTAAAACTATTGAGATACTGGCATTGTTGTTACTGAATGTTCGCCCTCTCCCAGAACCAGCAAACCTTGAATATACCTTGCTATCAAGTAGGAAAACTATAACAAGAGTGAAGACTAACTTGATAATTTGCCCTCAAAGTATTTTAGAACAATGGTTAGATGAGATCGAATTGCATGTAAAGAAAGGGGCCCTGAAAACATACTATTACCGTGGCTTTTTAAAAGTTAAGgaagaatttaaaactGACagtatatttgaaattgtCACACATTTGTCTcaatatgatattataATAGTTTCCTATATGACAGTGTCAGCAGAAATTCACTATGCCGAATATACAACCTCTTTAAGATCGCGCCGCCATAAGGCTCCCAAATACGATTACTCCTCACCACTATCACTAATGGAATTTTATAGAATCATCCTAGATGAAGTTCAAATGCTAGGCAGTGATAGTACTAATGCGGCTCGTTGCACTGGCTTATTACAAAGAGTTCATACTTGGGGAGTCTCTGGAACCCCAATTCATTCGATATCAGACTTTAAAACAGTCCTATCATATCTCCAAATTCATCCCTTTCAGAATTATTCCAAATGCATAGATATTGTTTCGCGGAACATGCGAAGAATGAACACTTCTAATGGTTTTATGATATCGGAACAACGATCAAAATTAGAGACGGTTAATGGGGTCCGCTTTACAGTACATGATCTGATGGATATTCCTATTAAACTTAACCTTTGTATTAGGCACTCAAAGCATGATGTAAAAGGTCAGATTAAGATTCCCAAACAACAAAATTATATTGTACCGTTAAATTTTACACCAATTGAACAAGACAACTATTCAAACCTCTGGGAATCATTTTTAGAAGTCTCAGGGTATCATTCGAATGGGCAAGGTGTTTGTCATTTAGGAGCAAATGTATTAAACCATTGGTTATCACAACTACGTAAAACTTGTTCCTACGCTATGATGTCTTATTGGAACTTCAATATCCGTGATGCAGGTTCCAGTATAGGGTCCAACATGCTACctggaaagaaaaacagCCAATCTCTCACT contains these protein-coding regions:
- a CDS encoding uncharacterized protein (similar to Ashbya gossypii AAL028W), producing the protein MSDSAQSIKVLGELFEKLSVATADNREATAVEIASFLNGNIIEHDVPEEFFNNLAKSVNDKKTAAAALETLCHIANENNLSPSVEPYVVDLVPAVCAKTGDKNSEIQNLASKALLAITKSIDPVAVKVILPYLLKSLGTTSKWQEKVSVLAAISALVDTAKTQVALRMPELIPVLSEAMWDTKKDVKQAATATMTKATETVDNKDIERFIPKLIECIADPQEVPETVHLLGATTFVAEVTPATLSIMVPLLNRGLAERETSIKRKAAVIIDNMCKLVEDPQVVAPFLEKLLPGLKNNFATIADPEAREVTLRGLKTLRRVGNVSDDDTLPEVSHAGDVTTTRSVFDELTKDTTIEPRFAPVVNYIAGIAADLIDERIIDQQAWFTHVTPYMTVFFHEKQSKDIIDEFRKRAVDNIPVGPNFDDEEDEGEDLCNCEFSLAYGAKILLNKTQLRLKRARRYGLCGPNGAGKSTLMRAIANGQVDGFPSQDECRTVYVEHDIDGTHSDTSVVDFVYQGNVGTKEIIVGKLKEFGFSTEMIEMPIMSLSGGWKMKLALARAVLKNADILLLDEPTNHLDTVNVAWLVNYLNTCGITSIIVSHDSGFLDKVCQYIIHYEGLKLRKYKGNLSEFVKKCPTAKSYYELGASELEFSFPEPGYLEGVKTKQKAIVKVSNMSFQYPGTSKPQIADINFQCSLSSRIAVIGPNGAGKSTLINVLTGELLPTSGEVYTHENCRIAYIKQHAFAHIEHHLDKTPSEYIQWRFQTGEDRETMDRANRQLNENDAESMNKIFKIDGTPRRIAGIHSRRKFKNTYEYECSFMLGENLGMKSERWVPMMSVDNAWLPRGELIESHAKMVAEVDMKEALASGQFRPLTRKEIEEHCAMLGLEAELVSHSRIRGLSGGQKVKLVLAACTWQRPHLIVLDEPTNYLDRDSLGALSKALKAFAGGVIIITHSAEFTKDLTEEVWAVKDGLMTPSGHNWVSGQGSGPRIEKKDDEEDKFDAMGNKIAGGKKKKKLSSAELRKKKKERMKKKKELGDAYVSSDDEF
- the RCK2 gene encoding serine/threonine protein kinase RCK2 (similar to Ashbya gossypii AAL029W), which encodes MHSLGIVHRDIKPENLLFEPIDYIPGKRELRKSDNPQTKQEEGLFRLNIGGGGIGVVKLADFGLSKQIFATNTTTPCGTVGYTAPEVVKDERYSMKVDMWGIGCVLYTVLCGFPPFYDEKIDVLTELISKGQYTFLRPWWDEISPGAKMAVRKLLEVDPEKRYDIDEFLNDPWLNTYDCESGPAQEQQIKHHRHNHTRKPYKRDSSLLYSPAAVAMRDAFDISNAVQREGEAKRSSPGDHLLGALHEDDEESGPTGFKEIENNMFQLRLNSSTIIKRRNKGKSSPDNLNMIIPMTVEEI